In one Lolium rigidum isolate FL_2022 chromosome 3, APGP_CSIRO_Lrig_0.1, whole genome shotgun sequence genomic region, the following are encoded:
- the LOC124699958 gene encoding desmethyl-deoxy-podophyllotoxin synthase-like, whose product MENDAYCYCLLALLPLLYLTRFYYAASFGSRKNGLRLPPGPWQLPVIGSLHHLIGGLPHRALQDLSRRHGPLMLLRFGANPVIVASTAEAAKEIMKTHDATFCTRPLSSSVKALGRRGLGIVFAPYGKHWRQMRKICFLELLSAKRISSFCAIRQEETDRFVRSISSASELSGQPLVNLSHMLAAYVTGTTVHTIMGGQFTEHGTLLRHVEEAVRLVSGFTLPDMFPSSRLALVLSVTRRRAEAFREVFLAFMGRAIDEHMQRIASSQEAHHEDIIDVLLRVQAEGNLQFPLTMNNIKAVLFDLLAGGSETTATTLQWAMTELMRKPDVMARAQDEVRAAFMGGKKVTEEGLGELSYLQCIIKETLRLHTPGPLLVPRECQEQCRILGYDVPKGATVIVNGWAIARDPECWDEPEAFVPERFLGSARDFKGNNFEFIPFGAGRRICPGIQFALATIQLGLANLLFYFDWSLPDGILPGELDMTETMGVTARKKVDLCLRPTPHVYLPC is encoded by the exons ATGGAGAATGATGCTTACTGTTACTGCTTGCTAGCTCTTCTACCTCTCCTGTACCTTACTCGGTTCTACTACGCGGCTTCCTTTGGCTCCCGTAAAAATGGTCTTCGGCTCCCTCCAGGCCCGTGGCAGCTGCCTGTCATCGGTAGCCTCCACCATCTTATCGGTGGCCTACCACACCGCGCCTTGCAAGACCTATCGCGACGCCATGGCCCTCTCATGCTCCTCAGGTTCGGCGCGAACCCGGTCATCGTCGCCTCCACCGCCGAGGCTGCCAAGGAGATCATGAAGACGCACGACGCCACCTTCTGCACGAGGCCGCTGAGCTCATCCGTCAAGGCGCTGGGCAGGCGTGGCCTGGGGATCGTGTTCGCCCCGTACGGTAAGCACTGGCGGCAGATGCGCAAGATCTGTTTCCTGGAGCTTCTGAGCGCCAAGCGCATCAGTTCGTTCTGCGCCATCCGCCAGGAGGAGACGGACCGGTTCGTCCGGTCAATCTCCTCCGCGTCAGAGTTGTCAGGACAGCCGCTCGTCAATCTGAGCCATATGCTGGCCGCGTACGTGACGGGCACGACGGTACACACGATCATGGGTGGACAGTTCACAGAGCACGGCACCTTGCTCCGCCACGTCGAGGAGGCCGTGCGGCTGGTAAGCGGATTCACCTTGCCAGACATGTTCCCGTCATCAAGGCTGGCGCTCGTTCTGAGCGTCACGCGGCGCAGAGCCGAGGCGTTTCGAGAGGTTTTCTTAGCGTTCATGGGACGTGCCATAGATGAGCATATGCAGAGGATTGCTTCCTCTCAGGAAGCACACCACGAAGACATCATCGATGTGCTCTTGAGGGTGCAGGCAGAAGGCAACCTTCAGTTCCCCCTCACCATGAACAACATCAAAGCAGTGCTTTTT GACCTTCTTGCAGGGGGGAGCGAGACAACAGCAACAACGTTACAGTGGGCCATGACAGAGCTGATGAGAAAGCCAGACGTGATGGCCAGGGCGCAAGACGAGGTCAGAGCAGCCTTCATGGGGGGAAAGAAGGTTACCGAAGAGGGTCTAGGCGAGCTGAGCTACTTGCAATGCATCATCAAGGAGACCTTGCGGCTGCACACTCCTGGGCCGTTACTGGTGCCAAGGGAGTGCCAGGAGCAATGCAGAATACTCGGCTATGATGTGCCCAAAGGCGCTACTGTTATTGTCAACGGTTGGGCTATCGCCAGGGACCCGGAATGCTGGGACGAGCCGGAGGCATTCGTGCCAGAGAGGTTCCTTGGAAGTGCTAGAGATTTCAAAGGCAACAACTTCGAGTTCATACCGTTCGGTGCCGGTCGACGGATTTGCCCCGGGATACAATTTGCACTGGCCACCATTCAGCTGGGTCTTGCTAACCTTCTATTCTATTTCGATTGGAGTCTCCCGGATGGCATTCTTCCGGGTGAACTGGACATGACAGAAACCATGGGAGTGACGGCTAGGAAGAAGGTTGATCTGTGCTTGCGTCCAACTCCCCACGTATATTTACCCTGCTGA